A window from Anaeromyxobacter sp. encodes these proteins:
- a CDS encoding undecaprenyl/decaprenyl-phosphate alpha-N-acetylglucosaminyl 1-phosphate transferase has translation MRAATVAFISSTLVGAVATPMVRELAHRYGALDHGLTSRKIHGRPVPRLGGIAIVLAFFAPLAALFFVSSEVGRRFWSDSTTALALFGGGLAIAALGILDDLRGCNAKTKFFVQFAVSAAMYWAGFRIDQVSHPFGPPISLGLFALPFTMFWIAGVINAMNLIDGLDGLAGGVAFIAVATIFTLAAVRGDALMLLFAAALGGAILGFLLYNFNPATIFMGDTGSMFLGFVLATAAIRTSSKSTTAVAIVVPILALGIPISDTLLAIGRRAVRGAPLFSADRGHLHHRLIDRGLSHRAAVLVIYGGATVFGAAALLVSFANGPQAAAVLLVMAVLTFLVLRALGLVDVTLARAALADRRRNLDMRASIRNAGEALRQAQTPHDVWAAVRDAARAGRGRGGAHAGQAGGPLGQRPMGPGAGGAPRRRAAGAVRPHRGAARRRPPRSRVDRRAGAGAPRHRDRRRVALRSRLDRARSDRERRRERPAGTRRAAEAQVGPAPLPRPHPDHHLHLEALAGQQPGDRQHVPVERPLHAGHQRRPGLPRALELARPELELPGLRLHLHQQHRAPLRLIAAPAQVVAQPQLHGAAAAAQRGLQRGGLVAHVARGWRRAGGWQRLGRRRRGGEGGRSPHLRGHLGRRGGGRRWRNLYAGCWWRRGQMGLGIPGLGPAEPVQQGQAAQEHEGDGDDRRQEHAAHERTPLITAQGKEILSPNINVPYSNDTRPADYVAFFRGY, from the coding sequence GTGAGAGCAGCGACCGTCGCCTTCATTTCGTCCACCCTCGTGGGCGCCGTCGCCACGCCGATGGTGCGCGAGCTTGCCCATCGATACGGGGCGCTGGACCACGGCCTGACATCGCGCAAGATCCACGGGCGGCCGGTGCCGCGCCTCGGCGGCATCGCCATCGTGCTGGCCTTCTTCGCCCCCTTGGCGGCGCTCTTCTTCGTGAGCAGCGAGGTCGGTCGTCGCTTCTGGAGCGACTCGACGACCGCGCTGGCGCTCTTCGGCGGCGGCCTGGCCATCGCCGCGCTCGGCATCCTCGATGACCTGAGGGGCTGCAACGCGAAGACGAAGTTCTTCGTCCAGTTCGCCGTGTCGGCGGCCATGTACTGGGCCGGGTTCCGCATCGACCAGGTGTCGCACCCCTTTGGCCCTCCGATTTCACTTGGCCTGTTCGCCTTGCCGTTCACCATGTTCTGGATCGCTGGTGTCATCAACGCGATGAACCTCATCGACGGCCTCGATGGGCTGGCCGGCGGGGTGGCCTTCATCGCCGTGGCCACCATCTTCACCCTGGCCGCGGTGCGTGGCGACGCGCTCATGCTGCTGTTCGCTGCGGCGCTCGGCGGCGCCATCCTGGGGTTCCTCCTCTACAACTTCAACCCGGCCACCATCTTCATGGGCGACACCGGGTCGATGTTCCTCGGCTTCGTGCTCGCCACGGCGGCCATCCGGACCAGCTCGAAGTCCACCACCGCGGTGGCCATCGTGGTCCCCATCCTGGCGCTCGGCATCCCAATCTCCGACACGCTGCTCGCCATCGGCCGGCGCGCCGTCCGTGGGGCTCCGCTCTTCTCGGCGGATCGGGGCCACCTGCACCACCGCCTCATCGACCGGGGGCTCTCGCACCGGGCCGCGGTGCTGGTCATCTACGGAGGCGCGACCGTCTTCGGTGCTGCCGCGCTGCTGGTGAGCTTTGCCAACGGCCCGCAGGCCGCGGCCGTGTTGTTGGTCATGGCGGTGCTCACGTTCCTCGTTCTGCGCGCGCTCGGTCTGGTGGACGTGACGCTCGCCAGGGCGGCGCTGGCAGATCGCCGGCGCAACCTGGACATGAGGGCCTCGATTCGCAATGCGGGCGAGGCGCTGAGGCAGGCGCAAACGCCCCATGACGTCTGGGCAGCGGTGCGCGATGCCGCCCGCGCTGGGCGCGGTCGGGGTGGGGCTCACGCTGGGCAGGCTGGAGGGCCACTCGGGCAGCGGCCCATGGGCCCAGGGGCTGGAGGAGCTCCCAGGCGACGCGCTGCGGGCGCGGTACGGCCTCATCGCGGAGCGGCCCGGCGACGACCACCTCGATCTCGCGTGGACCGACGGGCGGGAGCGGGTGCACCGCGACACCGAGATCGCCGTCGAGTTGCTCTGCGATCACGCCTCGACCGCGCTCGATCGGATCGAGAGCGCCGCCGCGAGCGGCCCGCAGGTACGCGTCGTGCGGCTGAGGCGCAAGTAGGGCCTGCGCCCCTACCGCGCCCGCACCCCGACCACCACCTGCACCTTGAAGCGCTCGCCGGGCAGCAGCCGGGAGACCGGCAGCACGTACCCGTTGAGCGCCCACTGCACGCAGGCCACCAGCGACGGCCTGGTCTGCCCCGGGCTCTGGAGCTTGCTCGACCAGAACTTGAGCTGCCCGGGCTGCGGCTCCACCTCCACCAGCAGCACCGCGCGCCCCTCCGGCTGATCGCCGCGCCGGCGCAGGTCGTCGCCCAGCCGCAGCTCCATGGCGCCGCAGCGGCTGCTCAGCGTGGCCTGCAGCGTGGAGGTCTCGTCGCGCACGTAGCCCGGGGCTGGCGGCGCGCCGGAGGGTGGCAGCGCCTCGGGCGGCGGCGCCGGGGCGGGGAGGGAGGGCGGAGCCCTCATCTCCGCGGCCACCTCGGCCGGCGTGGCGGTGGGCGCCGGTGGCGGAACCTCTACGCTGGGTGCTGGTGGCGGCGAGGCCAAATGGGTCTGGGAATCCCCGGCCTCGGACCCGCCGAGCCAGTCCAGCAGGGCCAGGCTGCCCAGGAACACGAGGGCGATGGCGATGATCGACGGCAAGAGCATGCGGCGCATGAGCGCACCCCCCTTATCACGGCACAGGGTAAGGAAATTTTGAGCCCAAATATCAATGTACCGTACTCAAACGACACCCGACCTGCGGACTATGTGGCCTTCTTCCGAGGGTACTAG
- a CDS encoding glycosyltransferase family 4 protein, whose protein sequence is MKVLLLNQFFHPDHSATAQLATDLAEDLVLAGHQVTALAARGGYLGGERLPARELHRGVRIVRVHSTSLGKGSVPARLCDYTTFFCAAFIRALLLPRFDAVVAMSTPPLVATIGGALRTLKRTRFVYWLQDVYPELAVEFGVLGAGSLPARALDLASRATLKRADAVVVLGEAMGNLVEGKGVPPDRVHLLPNWSDGQAVRPVEAGSNEFRRRHGLDGKKVVLYSGNMGRGHDMRTLLDAARLLVGHPEVVFMFVGDGAKRAEVEAEARDLPSVRCLPYQPRSKLSESLSAGDIHVVSQDPGTLGLIEPSKIYGVMAVGRPMLYIGPATSEAACTVSRENIGEVVPCGDAPAAAAAILRLLRGGPALGTAARAAFERAYDRRLRTAAFELLLRSLDEGA, encoded by the coding sequence ATGAAGGTCCTCCTCCTCAACCAGTTCTTCCACCCCGACCATTCGGCCACGGCACAGCTGGCGACCGACCTGGCCGAGGACCTGGTGCTTGCCGGTCACCAGGTCACCGCCTTGGCCGCCCGCGGCGGCTACCTCGGTGGCGAGCGCCTACCGGCTCGGGAGCTCCACCGTGGTGTCCGGATCGTGCGGGTCCACTCGACCTCACTCGGGAAGGGCTCTGTCCCCGCTCGGTTGTGCGACTACACCACGTTCTTCTGCGCGGCGTTCATCCGGGCGCTCCTTCTCCCCAGGTTCGACGCCGTGGTGGCCATGTCCACACCTCCGCTGGTTGCCACCATCGGAGGTGCGCTCCGAACGCTCAAGCGCACCCGCTTCGTCTACTGGCTACAGGATGTCTACCCCGAGCTCGCCGTGGAGTTTGGTGTCCTGGGTGCCGGGTCCTTGCCGGCACGGGCCCTGGACCTGGCATCGCGGGCAACCCTCAAGCGGGCCGACGCGGTGGTGGTCCTCGGCGAAGCCATGGGGAACTTGGTCGAGGGCAAGGGTGTTCCACCGGACCGCGTCCACTTGCTGCCCAACTGGTCAGACGGCCAGGCCGTTCGGCCCGTGGAGGCGGGCTCGAACGAGTTTCGGCGGCGCCACGGCCTCGACGGCAAGAAGGTCGTTCTCTACTCGGGCAACATGGGCCGTGGCCACGACATGCGGACCCTGCTCGACGCGGCCCGCCTGCTCGTCGGGCATCCCGAGGTCGTTTTCATGTTCGTCGGAGACGGCGCGAAGCGGGCCGAGGTCGAGGCCGAGGCGAGGGACCTTCCATCCGTGAGGTGCCTGCCCTACCAGCCACGCTCCAAGCTCTCGGAGTCGCTGTCGGCCGGTGACATCCATGTCGTCTCGCAGGACCCTGGCACGCTGGGTCTCATCGAGCCGAGCAAGATCTATGGCGTGATGGCCGTTGGTCGGCCCATGCTCTACATCGGGCCGGCGACGTCGGAAGCCGCGTGCACCGTGAGCCGGGAGAACATCGGGGAGGTGGTTCCCTGCGGAGATGCGCCTGCCGCGGCGGCTGCAATCCTGCGCCTCCTGCGGGGCGGTCCGGCGCTTGGCACGGCAGCTCGTGCTGCCTTCGAACGCGCGTACGATCGGCGGCTGAGGACCGCGGCCTTCGAACTGCTGCTCCGCTCCCTGGACGAAGGCGCGTAG
- the wcaF gene encoding colanic acid biosynthesis acetyltransferase WcaF, whose product MPASRGRTRLSTFDNSWYDPGGSVAARIAWMVANAAFLMTWFPWPSRLKSALLRAFGARVGTGVVIKPRVNVKYPWHLTIGDHTWIGEGVWLDSLAPIRLGSNVCLSQGCAIETGNHDWSKPTFDLIVKEVIVEDGAWAAVGSLLLPGSRLASHAILGAGSVLSGDTTPYGIYVGVPATKVKERAIQAAKG is encoded by the coding sequence ATGCCCGCGAGCCGTGGGAGGACCAGGCTGTCCACCTTCGACAACTCCTGGTACGACCCCGGGGGTTCCGTCGCCGCGCGCATCGCCTGGATGGTGGCGAACGCCGCGTTCCTCATGACCTGGTTCCCTTGGCCAAGCAGGCTGAAGTCGGCCTTGCTGCGGGCATTCGGTGCCAGGGTAGGAACTGGCGTGGTCATCAAGCCACGGGTCAACGTGAAGTACCCATGGCACCTGACCATCGGCGATCACACATGGATCGGTGAAGGCGTGTGGCTGGATTCCCTGGCGCCAATCCGGCTCGGTTCCAACGTGTGCCTCTCGCAGGGCTGCGCCATCGAGACAGGCAATCACGACTGGTCGAAGCCGACGTTCGACCTCATCGTGAAGGAGGTTATCGTCGAGGACGGCGCATGGGCGGCGGTCGGGTCACTCTTGCTGCCTGGGAGCCGCCTCGCCTCGCACGCAATACTCGGTGCAGGCTCGGTCCTCTCCGGCGATACGACGCCTTACGGGATCTACGTTGGCGTGCCAGCCACCAAGGTAAAGGAGCGGGCCATCCAGGCTGCCAAGGGATGA